The DNA window GGTAACGAACGAAACTTATCCCTCTCACAACTACAAATGGTTGACACCTTATAACCAATCCATCTAATGTCTTGACCTTCGACAAAAGATAGAAGTTGGCAAACTTGGCATTCATCTCTGACATCAATAAACCTCAAATTTCGCACGTTAATATATCCAATCCTAGTCAAAGAATCAATAAACCTCAAATCTCGTAAGTTAATATATCCAATCCTAGTCATTGAACTTGACTTCTACATATGCATTTATGTGCTATATGTACAGGGAAGACAAAGCTTTCAAATATAACTAGACATTCTCCAAGACTCATATTATTTAAATTCAACTATTAAAGTCACATACTGAACAGGAAAACTGTATATatggcggggggggggggaataacATGTAAAAGAAAACTCTTCATGCCACAATACAAAATAAGAAACCTCCCGCTTCTGATCTTAGATACTAACAACTACATACGCCTAAACCGCAGCACAAGCAAAGACAACACAAGTGGAGAGTGGAGACCACATAATAAGTCATTCTTCCTGGTTAGGCTTCTGCTGACTGCAATTACCTATCCTCTTGATACCACGAAATCAATGACCTAGCGATctataaatgatttattcatGAGATTGACAGCATCATCCATGAACTGCATTAGAGACATGATCAATGTATTAATTATTAAGACCTCTGGAACTGTGGACTTTCATGTTTTGTGTATGAAAGCACAAACTGTTCTGCCAGTGAGTACTGGACAAGTATCAAACAAAAGTAACAATTTATTATCAACAATGGTGGAAGTTACATTCTAGAACCGTGACCACAAAGAAAGTGTTGAGGTAATAAATTTATCCTTACTTATTCACTTTCAGGacaagtaaaagaaaaaaacttaaaGGGTACAGAGAAGTCTTAATTCTGAGCTACAAATTTTCCAATTCATACAAATATCATCAGTTTTTGGGAAAAGCAAGTCAATCAGATATAACTGAAACCCAACCTCCTTCAAATTCATAGAAAAATCATCAGTTTTGGGGAAAAGCAGGTCTGCAAAACCTAGGCCACAGCTTGAAAATAGAAGCTGATAAATtcttacaaaccctaaacacaGAAGATATGTAGCAAGAACTAAAGATGCTAATGTATCCAATAGTAAATTTCATTATGGTTCTGTGCAAGAACATTTCTACACTTCCAATCGATTCGACCTAAAAGCACTCATTTGTTTCTTGGCATCATATCATTTTCAGCAGATCATTGATTGGTTTTACTATTGAGGAAAATCATTTCTGAATTACTATGCTCAGAATGTTCACCTTATCTCTCTTCATTACTTGAATTATCAATAACGTGTATCAATCTATTGACATTCTTGCTACTTTCCATTACATGATATTGGAGACAACACCATAACTCAAGATCGTTCCCAGctttattttatgtatttttatttctttttcttctaaaGCTATCTACTTTCATTATCTATTCAAGAATGCTAACTCCGAGAGGAAAACTGATCTGAAACATAGAATTTACCTTTCCAAGCTGCTTCAGCTCTCGCCCTACTGGTTCCAAAAATTTCAGGTTAACTTCAATAGGCCATACCTgcaagaaaaacaaatattcaattaaaacaataataACTAAGAAGAACAATAGACCAGGTGCACAGATAATTGATAAGTATAAAGTAAAAACTTGATATATCATATATCTATTGCACATGCACAATAAGCAAATCGAAGAACCAAACCGCAACTGTGAAACAGACAATCAAGCACAGGCACTGTCCTAGTAAAAGTAGACACGTCGCCGCAAAATACGCCTCCGGAAAAGCAGAACTAATTAGTGTACGCAGAAATTGCAAGCGTTTGAAGAAAGTAATAAACTTACGAATAACATCAAAAAAAGACACCCAATTCAAACATAAAGCAATGGCATATACTACAAAGTTGGAACATTACAGAGAAGAaagcaaaacaaattaaaaagaacAACAGGCAAACCCCAACCCGTACCAGATGTTTCGATTCTAAATTTGCATAGGTACTTAGCATAACTTAAATTATAAATTCTAAATTCAGATAGCATAACAGTTATAGCAATCCACCTACAGGCAGCAGCAATTGGTCAAAAAGTAAGCTAACCCACAAAAGCATTAGTCAAAATTTGTGAATTAAAAAGCTAAATAATGGCTTACTGGACCAAATAAGTATGAATATATTTTAGTGATACAAAAAGAAGAGCAGGAGGCAACCTTGAGACCAAGTAATTTGACGGGTGCTACTTGTCCTGGGACAATGCAATCCGGTCCAGCGGATTCCACTATAGCTTCCATGGCCAACCCACTTCCGACTGGATTCGGGTGCTGCAAAATTACACAATTGCACGACGACCCAGATGAGAAAAAAACGAAAAGAACAATGTAATTAGAGGAGCAAAATGGGGGTAAAGTTTGGGAGAAAACTGACCTTCATGACGGAGAGGGCGTAATTGGACGTAGGGTTGGGGGTTATACGGAGAAGAGGGGAATGGTGAATTTTGGGGATGGGTTTGACGTTTGAGGTCCTCCAAGGCACGTCCTTTGGCAGTGAAGAATCACTTCCTCCTTTGCGCGACATGCCCTTCTTTCGTACCtagacggagagagagagagagagagagagagagagagagagagagaaagagagaaagagagaggtgaGCGTCTATGCGTCTGTGTGTGGATTTTTTTGttggatgaagaagatgatggaGCAAAGCTGGGCGGCTGAGGTTTTGTATTTCCTTGGCGTTTGTTCGAaggtcttttttattttattaagacCAATTATATTAAATGATATATGTATCATATTatgtaatgacaattttgatCTTGTTAGGTTTAGAAAAAGTAATAAATTTCTCAATACACTCTAAATTActtttaatatattatttatctttttcaactatcaaaacccctctCACTTCCACCCTTTACTGTTAAACAAAACTCTAACGAATGAAACTACGTACCTTTAAAAACCTTCACTGCACTTTCATATATGCGCATGCCTCCTTACCcaaaccctttctcttattATGGGTTATTAACCTTTATGAAAGTATcatatttatcttctcaaacatATGTTAACGGGCATCTAACTATGaatcaaaatcattttttttaaatttttttataggaGGCCCTACTTTCTTCCCCAATACCTGCTTGTGATTCCCCAGGAAACCATACTACCCAATATTTATATAAGGATGTGAATTGGAGTGCTTCGAGTACTCACAGAAATAATCGTTAGAACAACCAAATGGAGTTTAGAGATTCTGGAAGGAGCAATGGAGGACACGGTTTCCCAGTTCTCTGCGAAACTGGGCCCACAAGTGAGGAGCAACAGGTGATTGTGGTTGATAAAAAGGAGGGTTTACTGCTAAGAacttccaaagttttcttaaTGGGAAGGATACTAATGTGGAAAACTTTGAACAAGGAGAGATTTAAGAAACAAATGAGTATTATAAGATAATGTTGGAATTATAGAAAATACGgggtgtatgtagaaaatgtaatGTGGATGTTGAGAATGTGGAGTGTGAGGGTATTAGGGGAAAGTATgtgaggtgtattaagataattttcaattgaaaagcaaatgtGGGATGTATTAAGTATatgaggtttattcaacaatatggagtgttaatataataaaccttgttcaaatttttattttttttattaaatttttagtttGCCTTTTTTATGTTATCTCTTTAATAGAGGTAGAGCTGGTCTATGCGTCTCATCTCTATTAAAGAGATGGTACAAATAAATGTTAAGAATAacatatttgtttttatttttctttgttgactCTTTTTAGTAGAGTGACACTGTTCATGAGGTTAGATGGTAAGTTGTTAAGGACGAAGGGGAAGTGATTTAAATTGAACCTCGCATCAAAGTTCataaacataaattttttttttcgccaCTTAAAGCATCAACTGCTTTAGATTCTAAATGAGTCTACTATGTCTCAATTTATTAGTGAATTTTGTGGCCGATGAATTGGATAACTTGATTTCTTCGTATTGTTTTGGTCCAATTTATTTGATCAAGCTTATCGACATCCCTTAAGCTGTTGAGCGTTTAACCTCGttgtaaactaaattttttcttttagtagTATTTGGTTGACGAAAAccttttgataatttatttttttaatctatttCCCTTTTTCGCTCTtaattttaggatttttttcttttttgagaaatgataccCACATTTTTCTCCTCTTACATGTACCCTCTTTATTTTTAGTCAtcatcaaggttctaaaagaaaCTAGCCTCTAGTCAGATGGGGATTTAGGGCCTAGCACCTAGAAGTCTAGCGGGGGCCTAaatggatttaagtaaatttattataaatcGTATAAATAAATACTTCtttatacttaaaagaaataCATAATTGCATTAGGATACATAAATGCAAATtagaatgacatatagattataaaatattaaaacataatgaaaatatggGGAATAAGCATATAATGCATGTTTATCTAAGTATTAAACAAGTTtcttcacaatttattaaaaaaaataaaatgcaaaataaaatcatatatttttgtcCAATTGAGAGTCCCGACTAGGTGGCTATCTAGGCAGGTCTGGGTGGGCTAGGCAGGCGCCTAGGCACCCTAGCTGATGCCTAAGCGGGTCTAGGtgtcttttcttaattttcaaacgtctaAGGATTAATCAAGACGGTGGCCAGCCATCTAACGCCTAGGTGGcactaggcggggatttttagaatagtAGTCATCATGTTAAGTGaattaacaaaaattacaaacaaaattaaacgtgagtattgaaaaagaaaaataaataaataaatgtatagttattatttcctttctttttaatCTGTTGAAGGAAAATCAGTGCATTATCCTCTACATATAATTTTTTGCTCTAGAAAATTGGAAACTCATAAAATGTGTAGTATCCTAATCTTCTCAAGTTTCTAGGTTGGAACTTGGAACTTCCCAATTTAAGGTAACATTAGTTCCAATTCATTGGTGAGGTGAACATTTTGATTCATAATTGTTAAGTAAATGACATCACATATTTCtcttgaaaattaagaaatttccttttgtttgaaaaatcacaaaaTTTTCTTTCGATTCTAATGATATTCTAATCTAATTATACTACAAGAAAAGAAATCAAACTCAGCTACATCAGAATGGCTCGGAGACACGGCTCTACCCAACTGGATTACGCTCTCGTTTGCAAAACATCACACAAATTTAAACTCACTTTGTGCACTTGGGAAAGCAGGTTCCATTTCCAATGTTTTATTGACAAAAGATGGACAAAAAAAAGTATAACTTTACCTAATAATTCTTGTTCCCAACATGGTAGAAGAATTCGAAAAATGAAGAGGGAGAAGCACGAAACATATTTCACAAATCATTCTTAATCTGCAGCATATTGCTAACAAATTCCGTACATCTTAAATTACAATTTATCACTGCTTCTGATATCTTCAATGATTTGAACCGGGATCAAAAAATTAAAcgacaaaaaatatattaaaaaagaatACCACCAATGCCGGTACATGAAACCCTGGTTGATCATTCAGCTCGTAACCATATCCTCTTCCCCTCTCTGTGCTGCCGCGTCTGCCAGTTTTTTCCATGTCAACTCTCGTTGTTCTACCACCTCTCTTGCGCTCGCTTCTTTCTCTGCAAGCTGCCTCTGGCAGTCTTCAAACAACTCAGCATCCATTTCCGAAAACATTTTCCGGACATTGACAGTCAGCCCGTGAACTGCTTGGTTCCAGTGATTTTGGATATTCATCTCCAACGCCTCGAAAATAATTGGTAGTATGACATTGCGGTTCTGAGCAATTAAACTGACAATGTGCTCATTATTCCATAAGAAGAGTGCTCGTTCCGCAACCTGCATTAAAAACGTGACTCAGAAAAACCTTCAAGGAATGCAATTATTAGGAAAATACAACTTTAGAAGTTTTGAATTGGAATCTTATCCCTTCACCATTTCATAATTGTTAAAGAGTTACCTCCAATTACATTGAGATTATTCATGACGGCAAGCACAAAAGCTAACTAGAATCCCATTTATTGCTGGGTCATACCAATACTTTCACAAGACAGCATTAGACAACCGTCTAATTGGGGACAAGATTAAATAAcaataaaaggtcgtacccagtgcacaaggctcccgctttacgcagggtctgggagaggtgaatgtcggctagccttacccccatttatggagaggatgctcccaagtctcgaacccgagacctaccgctcatgggcgaaggcacttgccatcgcaccaagtgcgacctctacaaGATTAAATAACAATAAATGCATAAAATGAGAACATAAAAAAAAGCATTTAAATTCAAACAACTGCTGCTGTTTGgcagaaaaacaaaacatacaTATTGTTAGTTACAAGTTACAACTATAAAAAGCCCATGATATTTCATCCGAACATTACATACAGGTTTCAGGTTTCTTAACAAATCAGGAATGTTGTCAGCAGGACACTTAATAGGGATGAACGGGaactattaaaatttaaaactatGTCAAATACAGCAAGCATTTTTGCACAAAAATACATCGAAAGTTAGATTAATCAAGGTGAACTGTTTCTCTTCATAAATTGATCATCTTAACCATCAAAGGGATATCAATGTAAAATGTCAATCGAGAAGGTTGCATCCATCATTGCTTCATAAACATTCATGTCTAACAAAACTTAGTTTTCCACTGCCTAATGCACAATTTCCAGGGGATTTGTCTAACCAGGCAATCTTGTGCTTTTGCCCCCATAATATTGATACTATATGATTTCAGATACTTAAGATGGTCCTTTATGTAATAAGTAACTACTTCTCCCTCTCAAGTTATACGGTCCCTATATGCCGCCAGACTACAACTTGATCTCATATGTCAATGTCACCCACTATATTGTTGCATGTCTGCTTATTCAATAGAAAATCAATATGACAAGGACGCCAGTGTTTTTAACATATTATGTGCATTCCTAAAACATTAACATAAGAACTTTAGCCATCTATAACAACCGCTCTACCTTCCCCGCTCGTCAAATGTCCAGAAATGAAAACCCCTCCAAGTCAAACTATAGACCAGTGTTCCAAATTATTGCataattgatttttcttttcaagtaaCGTATCAATTTTTGACCTTTTCTTTAAAGATGGACGGATGAAAAATTACAAAAAGATCATATCAAATGTAAAAGAAACAGGCAAAACAGCTAAGGCAACAAAAATTACGTACTGAAGGTAGATTTCTCCCATTGGAGGAACACAAAAAGCAAACACTTATGTGTACCATAATATAACAGAATGGCAGTCACATTAGTAGGAGATCAGCAACAAAAGAAAGAGACAACAGGTAAATTTATCAAACTAGAATAAACTAATAAGGACGCAGCCTCGTGCAAAAAGAGAAATGAGGTAAGGAGAACAATGACATGGTATTCAACCAAAAAGTAGCTTTAGAGAGATTGCGGAAAAGTGTATTTCGGTTACAATAAATGCTCACTAATGACAATTTTCACAAACAGAAGCAGTTTCCATTTGAACAAGATTTCATATCATGATGCAATTCAATACATTCATACAATGAAGTACTCATAAGTATAACAAGATCAAAACTAAAtaacaaaatttgaagaaaagaaTGGAAAAGGAAAAACTTTTGACCAAGATAAATACCAATATTCATTGTAATCATGAGTACAACAAAAGCAAAACTAAAtaacaaaatttgaagaaaaaaatggaaaaggaaaAACTTTACCAAGATAAATACCACCAAGTAAAATTCCCAAATTAAGTCTGTCAGTATTAGTTTAAAGCTCCAGCAAAATAAAATTCTAGTCTTCCATACGAACAAATAATCATAATGGATAATTAAATGAAGCAAACccaataaaatttgaaaatattccCAAACCTGAAAATGAGAGCTATTGAGGCAGCGAGCAATCTGTCTGAAAAGAGGAACCATGCACCGCTGAAACTCGGCAGCTTGTGTTGCCTCCAGAACTTCTTCAAGTTCTCCAAGGAAAAGAACTTCTTTCTGACAGTTGGTCACCGGCCAGTATTTCAACAAACCCCTTACAACCGTATCTGCCAACTTGTAATCCTTTTCAACAAACTGGGTTATGCAGTAGGACAGCTGCTGGTGATACACGGCAATTGGCTTCGGCTTATGCAGCGGTATAAGTGCCCGAACAAGGAACAACTTGTGCTCCTCTTTCATTGGAAGAGCAAACCCATTAATTATACTCCCAAGAATCTCTAAAAGCTCAGCCACGCCACTGTGCCTCTCGGTCTCATATATAAACCTATAGAATATGTTATTGATGGCTTTCCTGATGAAGGGTCGGTGCACCATGAACTTCCCATATATGCGGTGAAGGCTGTTTTTCAAGTACTCGCGCTCACGCGGGTCCTCAGAATCAAACAAATCAAGTAACTTCAACACAAATGAGTGATCAATATAACGCTTGGCAACCTTGGTATCCGTATCAGATGACACAATGTACCTAAGAAGAAGCTCATAAACCAACTGCAAATGAGGCCAGGACGGCTCCAAATAAAGCTCCTCCTCTTCAGGATCGGCATTCTCCTGGCCTGTGTTTTCATGGGACGCAGGGGGCAAGCACCGAAATA is part of the Malus domestica chromosome 12, GDT2T_hap1 genome and encodes:
- the LOC114819118 gene encoding uncharacterized protein, with protein sequence MSRKGGSDSSLPKDVPWRTSNVKPIPKIHHSPLLRITPNPTSNYALSVMKHPNPVGSGLAMEAIVESAGPDCIVPGQVAPVKLLGLKVWPIEVNLKFLEPVGRELKQLGKFMDDAVNLMNKSFIDR
- the LOC103449992 gene encoding serine/threonine protein phosphatase 2A 57 kDa regulatory subunit B' beta isoform, with product MFKKIIKGNKKPAKSETHDPSSYGYGQPGTRNSGAVSANVVVNHASRSGPAASGTNAVGASGITALPPSGTIEPLPSFRDVPVSERQTLFLRKLQVCCFQFDFSDTLKNPREKEIKRQSLLELVDFIQSGSGKITETCQEEMIKMVSVNIFRCLPPASHENTGQENADPEEEELYLEPSWPHLQLVYELLLRYIVSSDTDTKVAKRYIDHSFVLKLLDLFDSEDPREREYLKNSLHRIYGKFMVHRPFIRKAINNIFYRFIYETERHSGVAELLEILGSIINGFALPMKEEHKLFLVRALIPLHKPKPIAVYHQQLSYCITQFVEKDYKLADTVVRGLLKYWPVTNCQKEVLFLGELEEVLEATQAAEFQRCMVPLFRQIARCLNSSHFQVAERALFLWNNEHIVSLIAQNRNVILPIIFEALEMNIQNHWNQAVHGLTVNVRKMFSEMDAELFEDCQRQLAEKEASAREVVEQRELTWKKLADAAAQRGEEDMVTS